In Silene latifolia isolate original U9 population chromosome X, ASM4854445v1, whole genome shotgun sequence, the following proteins share a genomic window:
- the LOC141618411 gene encoding uncharacterized protein LOC141618411, with product MEFQWKGAAVKLQGVPATQFKVYKGEISQKLVSQASKLCLLQLVSPPNSLDMEFNHLSVTADTEPHTHPELRTLLDKYNAVFKEPKCLPPSKSVFDHRIPLEPGASPVSIRLYKYPLKQRDIIEKLVDKMLNNGIIQNRSSPFASLVVLVGKKDGASIFSKLDIRVGYHQLRMNKEDVYNTAFKTHEGHYEFLVIPFGLTNAPASFQGWMNSVFKKLLRKCVLVFFDDILVEYLGHFISGHGVETDPKKIEAVVKWPVPTSVKQLRSFLGLAGYYRKFVRFYAVINFSKKFVVETDALNDGIGAVLMHSEMRAILYRNGKENLVADGLSRVQGSEILLMAISVVSSDLRQLIINSYSTDEHLTSIIQKLNQQQPVNHYSLQDDFLRKKGRIERQGILEEIYSEEGKSIVLLEGNGKGSDKLNSGSIPISSSHGHTPYEVVYNQPPPLYLPYLLGESDVEAIDRSMQKREQMITLIKLHLVKAQARIKQLADEHMSDRKFAVGDWVWLKLQPYRQISVQQRANQKLTHKYLGPFQAEARIGQVAYKLKLPTTAQIYDVIHVSKLKKFRGILPIAIHIPNWLQGQSADQALQPAAILDRRTVKFQNGAQVQYLIQWEGFTNLDATWEPALAFEAKYPNFVIPGLNN from the exons ATGGAGTTTCAATGGAAAGGTGCTGCAGTTAAATTGCAAGGAGTACCAGCAACTCAGTTTAAGGTCTATAAGGGAGAAATTTCACAGAAATTGGTGTCTCAGGCATCTAAGTTGTGTTTACTACAACTGGTTTCTCCTCCAAATAGCTTAGATATGGAGTTCAACCACTTATCTGTGACAGCAGACACTGAACCACACACCCACCCTGAACTTCGGACTCTCTTGGACAAATATAATGCAGTGTTTAAGGAACCCAAATGTCTCCCTCCTTCTAAGAGTGTATTTGATCATAGAATACCACTGGAACCTGGTGCAAGCCCAGTGAGCATCAGGCTATACAAATATCCACTTAAGCAAAGAGATATCATTGAGAAATTGGTGGATAAGATGCTGAACAATGGTATTATTCAGAATAGAAGCAGTCCATTTGCATCACTAGTGGTCTTGGTGGGAAAGAAGGATG GAGCAAGCATATTCAGTAAGTTGGATATAAGAGTTGGGTATCATCAACTCAGAATGAATAAGGAGGATGTTTATAATACAGCTTTCAAAACTCATGAGGGCCATTATGAATTCTTGGTAATCCCCTTTGGTCTAACAAATGCACCAGCTTCTTTTCAAGGTTGGATGAATTCTGTCTTTAAGAAATTATTGAGGAAATGTGTATTAGTATTCTTTGATGATATACTG GTGGAGTACTTGGGTCATTTTATCTCTGGACATGGAGTTGAGACTGACCCAAAGAAAATTGAAGCTGTTGTAAAATGGCCTGTACCTACATCAGTTAAGCAATTGAGGAGCTTCCTAGGCTTAGCTGGGTATTACAGGAAATTTGTTAGATTCTATGCAGTAATAA ATTTCTCAAAGAAATTTGTTGTTGAGACAGATGCCTTAAATGATGGAATAGGGGCAGTTCTAATGCA TTCAGAAATGAGAGCAATACTT TATaggaatggaaaagaaaattTGGTTGCAGATGGTCTTTCGAGGGTCCAGGGGTCAGAAATACTGTTAATGGCTATTTCAGTGGTGTCATCTGATCTCAGGCAACTTATTATTAACAGCTACTCAACTGATGAACACCTCACCTCCATTATTCAGAAATTAAATCAACAACAACCTGTGAATCATTACTCTCTTCAAGATGATTTCCTTAGAAAGAAAGGAAGGATT GAGAGGCAGGGCATTCTGGAAGAGATATACTCTGAAGAGGGTAAAAGCATTGTTTTACTGGAAGGGAATGGCAAAGGAAGTGATAAG CTGAATAGTGGTTCAATACCCATTTCATCATCTCACGGCCATACTCCTTATGAAGTGGTTTACAACCAGCCTCCACCATTGTACTTGCCTTACTTACTAGGTGAATCAGATGTTGAGGCAATTGACAGGTCAATGCAGAAGAGGGAGCAGATGATTACACTAATTAAACTGCATTTGGTTAAAGCACAAGCTAGAATAAAACAGCTGGCAGATGAGCACATGTCTGATAGAAAATTTGCTGTGGGGGATTGGGTGTGGCTCAAACTTCAACCATACAGACAGATCTCTGTACAACAAAGAGCTAACCAAAAGCTAACTCATAAATACTTAGGACCTTTTCAGGCAGAGGCAAGAATTGGACAGGTTGCATACAAGCTAAAACTTCCTACTACTGCTCAGATATATGATGTCATTCATGTGTCAAAACTTAAGAAGTTTAGAGGAATACTGCCTATTGCCATTCACATACCTAATTGGCTACAAGGACAATCAGCTGATCAAGCACTCCAACCTGCTGCAATTCTGGATAGGAGGACTGTTAAATTCCAAAATGGAGCTCAAGTTCAGTACTTAATTCAATGGGAAGGATTTACAAACCTTGATGCTACATGGGAACCTGCCTTAGCATTTGAAGCAAAATATCCAAACTTTGTCATTCCTGGACTTAATAATTGA